The proteins below come from a single Gossypium raimondii isolate GPD5lz chromosome 2, ASM2569854v1, whole genome shotgun sequence genomic window:
- the LOC128034550 gene encoding uncharacterized protein LOC128034550 has protein sequence MARWQILLSDFDIVYVSQKAVKGSAIADFLASRAVEDYESLDFDFPNEDLMYVASTEENPQKDNVWRLNFDGASNATEYEACIMGIRAAIERNIKVLRVYGDSALVIYQLKGEWETRDPKLIDYRKLVLELADEFDDITFYYLPREENQMADALATLASMIQVNRLEAMRPIQMSIYKTPAHCCNIEEEGKDNCPWYQNILQYVKNREYPNQATENDKRTLRRAAVEYVLDGEVLYKRRKDQWVEAALYTNVTKSAVSKFLKKEIICRYGVPEKIISDNALNLNNSIIAELDEADWVQSRYDQLNLIEEKRLRAIRHGQMYQKRMMRAYNKKVCPREFCE, from the exons atggctagatggcagatTCTGCTATCTGATTTTGACATAGtttatgtaagtcagaaggccgtAAAGGGAAGTGCGATAGCTGACTTCTTGGCCAGTAGAGCTGTGGAAGACTATGAGTCTTTGGACTTCgattttccaaatgaggacCTGATGTATGTGGCGAGTACCGAAGAAAATCCTCAAAAGGATAACGTATGGAGGTTAAATTTCGATGGAGCTTCGAATGCTACgg aatatgaagcatgtattatgggCATTCGTGCAGCCATTGAACGAAACATAAAAGTGCTAAGAGTATATGGGGATTctgcattggtgatataccaacttAAAGGGGAATGGGAGACTAGGGACCCTAAGTTAATTGATTATAGAAAACTGGTCCTCGAATTGGCTGATGAATTTGACGATATCACCTTCTATTATCTCCCACGAGAGGAaaaccagatggctgatgcATTAGCTACTCTAGCTTCGATGATTCAGGTGAATAGACTCGAGGCAATGAGGCCTATTCAAATGAGTATCTATAAGACCCCAGCTCATTGCTGCAACATTGAAGAGGAGGGGAAAGATAATTGTCCTTGGTATCAGAATATCCTACAGTACGTGAAGAATCGGGAGTACCCTAATCAAGCGACagagaatgacaaaagaactCTGAGAAGAGCAGCCGTCGAATATGTCCTAGATGGGGAAGTGTTATACAAAAGAAGGAAAGATCAG tgggtggaagctgctttaTATacaaatgtcacgaagtcggcagttagcaaattcttgaagaaagagATTATTTGTCGATATGGAGTGCCTGAGAAAATCATATCCGACAACgcgttaaatttgaataatagcaTAATAGCTGAG TTAGACGAAGCCGATTGGGTCCAATCTCGGtacgatcagttgaacctaataGAAGAAAAGAGGCTAAGAGCTATTCGCCACGGgcaaatgtaccagaaacgaatgatgcgagcctataataAAAAGGTCTGCCCCAGAGAGTTTTGTGAATGA
- the LOC105788900 gene encoding calcium-transporting ATPase 1, endoplasmic reticulum-type, with translation MGRGGENYGKRENAGAASSKQETFPAWARDVKQCEEKYQVNRELGLPSAEVEKRRQIYGLNELLKHEPTSIFQLLLEQFNDTLVRILLAAAIISFVLAWYDGEGRGEKEITAFVEPLVIFLILIVNAIVGIWQESSAEKALEALKEIQSEHADVIRDGKKVSSLPAKELVPGDIVELRVGDKVPADMRVLSLISSTVRVEQGSLTGESEAVSKTAKVVPENSDIQGKKCMVFAGTTMVNGNCICLVTEIGMNTEIGKVHSQIHEASQSDTDTPLKKKLNEFGEVLTLIIGMICILVWLINVKYFLSWEYVDGWPTNFKFSFEKCTYYFEIAVALAVAAIPEGLPAVITTCLALGTRKMAQKNALVRKLPSVETLGCTTVICSDKTGTLTTNQMAVSKLVAIGSRSGTLRSFDVEGTTYDPFDGKILGWPVDGMDANLEMIAKISAVCNDAGVEQSGRHYVAIGMPTEAALKVLVEKMELPEKYASSSAPGDPRRCCQVWNKMVQRIATLEFDRDRKSMGVIINSSSGNKSLLVKGAVENLLERSSFIQLLDGSTVELDKYSKDLILQVLREMSTDALRCLGFAYKEELPEFATYNSDEDHPAHQLLLNPSNYSSIESNLIFVGLVGLRDPPRKEVRQAIEDCKAAGIRVMVITGDNKNTAEAICREIGVFGYREDITSRSLTGKEFMDHPDQRNHLRQNGGLLFSRAEPRHKQEIVRLLKQDGEVVAMTGDGVNDAPALKLADIGVAMGITGTEVAKEASDMVLADDNFSTIVAAVGEGRSIYDNMKAFIRYMISSNIGEVASIFLTAALGIPEGMIPVQLLWVNLVTDGPPATALGFNPQDTDIMKKPPRRSNDSLITAWILFRYLVIGSYVGLATVGVFIIWYTHNTFMGIDLSGDGHSLVTYSQLSNWDKCPSWVNFTASPFTAGPQVFKFNTNPCDYFRSGKIKASTLSLSVLVSIEMLNSLNALSEDGSLLTMPPWVNPWLLLAMSISFGLHFLILYVPFLAQVFGIVPLSLNEWLLVLAVAFPVVLIDEVLKCIGRCTTGPWYSPATISIKHKAE, from the exons ATGGGGAGAGGAGGGGAAAACTATGGTAAGAGAGAAAATGCAGGTGCTGCCTCTTCCAAGCAAGAAACTTTTCCAGCTTGGGCAAGAGATGTGAAACAATGTGAAGAGAAGTACCAAGTGAATCGAGAATTGGGATTACCAAGTGCTGAAGTTGAAAAAAGGAGGCAGATTTATGGATTGAACGAGTTACTGAAACACGAGCCGACATCGATTTTTCAACTGCTTTTGGAGCAATTTAATGACACATTAGTTAGGATACTGTTGGCTGCTGCAATCATATCTTTTGTTTTAGCTTGGTATGATGGTGAAGGAAGAGGGGAGAAGGAGATAACAGCTTTTGTGGAGCCACTTgttattttcttgatcttgATAGTGAACGCCATTGTGGGAATATGGCAAGAAAGTAGCGCGGAAAAAGCATTGGAGGCTTTGAAGGAAATTCAATCGGAGCATGCCGATGTAATTCGAGATGGTAAGAAGGTCTCAAGTTTGCCTGCCAAGGAACTTGTCCCCGGAGATATTGTGGAATTGAGGGTTGGTGATAAGGTACCAGCGGATATGCGGGTTTTGAGTTTGATAAGCTCAACTGTAAGAGTTGAACAGGGGTCATTGACCGGGGAGAGCGAAGCTGTAAGCAAGACTGCGAAGGTTGTTCCTGAGAATTCGGATATTCAAGGGAAGAAATGTATGGTCTTTGCAGGAACAACTATGGTCAATGGCAACTGTATCTGCTTGGTCACTGAGATAGGCATGAATACAGAGATTGGAAAGGTGCATTCACAGATTCATGAAGCATCACAGAGCGATACAGATACCCCATTAAAGAAGAAATTGAATGAGTTTGGCGAGGTTTTAACATTGATAATCGGAATGATTTGTATATTGGTTTGGCTTATTAATGTGAAATACTTTCTTTCTTGGGAATACGTTGATGGTTGGCCAACAAACTTTAAGTTCTCATTTGAGAAGTGCACATATTACTTCGAAATTGCGGTGGCATTGGCTGTTGCTGCAATTCCAGAAGGTTTACCAGCAGTTATTACGACATGTTTAGCACTGGGAACCCGAAAGATGGCTCAAAAGAACGCACTTGTCCGGAAGCTGCCTAGTGTAGAGACTCTTGGTTGCACAACTGTTATCTGTTCTGATAAGACAGGAACCTTGACTACCAATCAGATGGCTGTTTCGAAGCTTGTTGCTATAGGTTCAAGGTCGGGCACTCTGCGATCTTTTGATGTGGAAGGGACTACATATGATCCTTTTGATGGGAAAATACTGGGATGGCCTGTTGATGGAATGGATGCCAATCTTGAAATGATTGCCAAGATTTCTGCTGTTTGCAATGATGCTGGTGTTGAGCAATCTGGGAGGCATTATGTTGCCATTGGAATGCCTACAGAAGCAGCACTAAAG gTTTTGGTTGAGAAAATGGAACTTCCTGAAAAGTACGCTTCCTCTTCAGCTCCTGGGGATCCTCGAC GCTGTTGTCAAGTGTGGAACAAAATGGTGCAAAGGATTGCTACACTCGAGTTTGACCGTGATCGGAAGTCCATGGGAGTTATTATCAATTCCAGCTCAGGAAACAAGTCATTGCTAGTAAAG GGTGCTGTAGAGAATCTATTGGAGAGAAGCTCTTTTATCCAGTTACTTGATGGCTCTACCGTAGAACTAGATAAATATTCGAAGGATCTTATTTTACAGGTTCTTCGTGAAATGTCCACCGATGCATTACGTTGCCTTGGTTTCGCATATAAGGAGGAGCTTCCGGAATTTGCAACATACAACAGTGATGAAGATCATCCAGCTCATCAGCTTTTGCTAAACCCCTCCAATTATTCTTCTATTGAGAGTAACCTTATTTTTGTTGGTTTAGTTGGGTTAAGG GATCCTCCTCGGAAAGAGGTTCGTCAAGCAATTGAAGACTGCAAAGCAGCTGGGATTCGTGTTATGGTCATTACAGGAGACAATAAGAACACAGCGGAAGCTATTTGTCGCGAAATTGGTGTATTCGGATATCGTGAAGATATCACTTCCAGGAGCTTAACGGGGAAGGAGTTTATGGATCATCCTGATCAGAGAAATCACCTGAGACAGAATGGAGGTCTATTATTTTCTCGAGCTGAGCCAAGGCACAAGCAGGAAATAGTGAGGTTGCTGAAGCAGGATGGTGAAGTGGTTGCAATGACTGGGGATGGAGTTAATGATGCTCCTGCCTTAAAGTTGGCTGATATTGGAGTAGCAATGGGCATCACCGGGACAGAG GTTGCTAAGGAGGCCTCTGACATGGTGCTAGCAGATGATAACTTCAGCACTATAGTTGCTGCAGTTGGTGAAGGCAGATCCATTTACGACAATATGAAGGCTTTTATAAG GTACATGATCTCCTCCAACATTGGTGAGGTTGCTTCCATATTCTTAACAGCTGCTTTGGGTATTCCAGAAGGCATGATCCCAGTTCAACTTCTCTGGGTTAATCTTGTTACTGATGGACCTCCAGCAACTGCTCTTGGATTCAATCCCCAAGACACAGATATAATGAAGAAGCCTCCCAGAAGAAGCAATGACTCATTAATCACTGCTTGGATCTTATTCCGCTACCTG GTGATTGGGTCCTATGTCGGGTTGGCCACGGTTGGGGTATTCATCATATGGTACACACACAATACCTTCATGGGCATTGATCTTAGTGGAGATGGCCATAGTCTGGTTACTTACTCTCAACTTTCCAACTGGGATAAATGCCCTTCCTGGGTAAATTTCACAGCATCTCCGTTCACAGCCGGTCCCCAAGTATTCAAATTCAATACAAACCCCTGCGACTACTTTAGATCCGGGAAAATCAAAGCCTCAACACTTTCCCTCTCCGTCTTGGTCTCTATTGAGATGCTCAATTCCCTTAACGCCCTCTCTGAAGATGGAAGCTTATTGACAATGCCTCCTTGGGTCAATCCATGGCTCCTTTTGGCCATGTCAATTTCATTCGGACTCCATTTCTTGATTCTCTACGTGCCATTCCTTGCTCAAGTGTTTGGGATTGTTCCCCTCAGCCTCAACGAATGGTTGCTGGTATTGGCAGTTGCTTTTCCAGTCGTTCTGATCGACGAGGTTCTCAAATGCATTGGAAGATGCACAACCGGGCCGTGGTATTCTCCTGCAACTATATCTATAAAGCATAAAGCTGAATGA
- the LOC105788902 gene encoding histone H4 encodes MSGRGKGGKGLGKGGAKRHRKVLRDNIQGITKPAIRRLARRGGVKRISGLIYEETRGVLKIFLENVIRDAVTYTEHARRKTVTAMDVVYALKRQGRTLYGFGG; translated from the coding sequence ATGTCAGGAAGAGGAAAGGGAGGCAAGGGGTTGGGCAAGGGAGGAGCAAAGCGTCACCGTAAGGTCCTCCGTGATAATATCCAGGGAATTACGAAGCCGGCTATTCGGCGTTTGGCTCGTAGGGGAGGCGTCAAGCGCATCAGCGGCTTGATCTACGAAGAAACCCGTGGTGTTCTCAAGATCTTCTTGGAGAACGTGATTCGTGACGCTGTCACCTACACCGAGCACGCCAGGAGAAAGACTGTGACTGCTATGGATGTGGTTTATGCGCTCAAGAGGCAGGGCAGGACTTTGTATGGATTCGGTGGTTAA